One region of Mangifera indica cultivar Alphonso chromosome 3, CATAS_Mindica_2.1, whole genome shotgun sequence genomic DNA includes:
- the LOC123210970 gene encoding transmembrane protein 120 homolog isoform X2, whose amino-acid sequence MAPREVEDEVERAVEEAKELHDAAASLIHRTYGEEQSLRQRALSLDSNIHRLRSLLHSSNFDSKLVDKLQEDLQKAKCLIYDGDASAFLPTKPEGAFLRMLIGPINVRASCKDIQLKVKEEYNAYRDRTALLFLLFPSTLLILRSCIWDGCLPTFPVQLYQGWLLFLYTGLALRENILRLNGSDIRPWWIYHHYCAMIMALVSLTWEIKGQPNCVQKQRGLQLFLQWAMMQGVAMLLQNRYQRQRLYTRIALGKARRMDVVWGETAGVDGQLWLLCPMLFILQDCIGWGRI is encoded by the exons atGGCTCCGAGGGAGGTTGAAGATGAAGTTGAGAGGGCTGTCGAAGAGGCCAAAGAGTTGCATGATGCGGCTGCTTCTCTTATTCATCGAACATACGGTGAAGAACAATCTTTAAGACAGCGTGCTCTCTCTTTGGATTCTAATATTCACCGCTTGCGTTCTTTACTTCATTCCAGCAATTTTGATTCCAAGTTGGTCGACAAGCTCCAAGAAGATTTACAGAAAGCCAAATGTTTGATATATGACGGCGATGCTTCTGCTTTCCTTCCAACCAAACCAGAGG GTGCTTTTCTTAGAATGCTTATTGGCCCAATTAATGTTCGAGCCTCCTGCAAAGATATCCAGTTGAAGGTTAAAGAGGAGTACAACGCTTACAGA GATAGGACtgcccttctttttcttttatttccctCCACGCTTCTTATATTAAGATCTTGCATCTGGGATGGATGCTTGCCTACATTTCCTGTTCAACTCTATCAG GGATGGCTCTTGTTCCTCTATACTGGTTTGGCTTTGCGAGAGAACATTTTGAGACTCAATGGAAGTGACATTCGCCCCTG GTGGATTTACCATCATTACTGTGCTATGATTATGGCTCTTGTAAGTCTCACGTGGGAGATTAAAGGGCAGCCAAATTGTGTGCAAAAACAG AGAGGGTTACAACTTTTCCTTCAATGGGCTATGATGCAAGGAGTTGCCATGCTCCTACAAAACAGATATCAACGCCAGAGACTCTATACTCGTATTGCCTTGGGAAAG GCCAGGAGAATGGATGTTGTTTGGGGAGAAACAGCTGGTGTAGATGGCCAATTATGGCTCTTGTGTCCAATGCTTTTCATTTTGCAG